A genomic segment from Actinomycetota bacterium encodes:
- the scpB gene encoding SMC-Scp complex subunit ScpB has product MSDDVTGTENQSSDEVFEIQGDSVTAEESASDELGAPDLRSALEALLLVADEPMTTATLATLTRTPEDQILDTLRDLSAEYTEQGRGFDLKEIAGGWRFWTRADCAGVVERFVLDGQHARLTQAALETLAVVAYRQPVTRSRISAIRGVNVDSVVRNLVARGLIEEVGHDHETGAHLYQTTTYFLERLGLKSLEDLPPIAEHLPMPDNVEAVLDLANG; this is encoded by the coding sequence ATGAGTGACGATGTGACAGGCACCGAGAATCAGTCAAGCGATGAAGTGTTTGAAATCCAAGGCGACTCAGTAACTGCTGAAGAGTCGGCAAGTGATGAACTTGGCGCACCAGATCTTCGTAGCGCCCTAGAGGCCCTACTGCTAGTGGCCGACGAACCGATGACCACCGCAACTTTGGCGACCCTGACTCGCACACCAGAAGATCAAATCCTTGACACACTTCGTGACCTGTCGGCCGAATACACCGAACAAGGACGCGGCTTTGACCTGAAAGAAATCGCCGGAGGTTGGCGGTTCTGGACTCGCGCCGATTGCGCAGGTGTTGTTGAGCGCTTTGTGTTGGATGGTCAGCACGCTCGACTTACTCAAGCAGCGCTTGAAACTCTGGCCGTTGTCGCTTACCGCCAGCCGGTAACTCGCTCGCGCATCTCGGCCATTCGTGGTGTGAATGTCGACAGTGTGGTGCGCAATCTAGTTGCTCGCGGTTTGATTGAAGAGGTCGGACACGATCACGAAACTGGTGCGCATCTGTATCAGACCACCACTTACTTCCTTGAGCGCCTTGGCCTGAAGTCACTTGAAGATTTGCCACCAATCGCCGAGCACTTGCCAATGCCAGACAATGTTGAGGCCGTGCTGGATTTAGCGAACGGATAA
- a CDS encoding rRNA pseudouridine synthase, with the protein MAQERLQKVLAAAGLGSRRKCETFITAGRVTVDGVVVDELGARVDPEVQVIHVDGVRIAQASGHVVFAFNKPRGMITTMSDPQGRPCVGDVLIGIEPRLFYIGRLDGDTEGLLLLTNDGELAQHLGHPSHEIAKTYVARVKGRLSNQTLQRIKSGIVIEGRAVDVRRASIKDQSADATLVELTIHEGRNRIVRRLFDEVNHPVLDLARVSVGPINLGNLKSGHMRELGPDELGRLYSAVGL; encoded by the coding sequence GTGGCGCAGGAACGGCTGCAAAAAGTTTTGGCCGCGGCCGGACTGGGTTCGCGGCGCAAGTGCGAGACATTCATCACTGCTGGTCGGGTCACAGTTGATGGCGTTGTAGTCGATGAGCTTGGCGCTCGCGTTGACCCCGAAGTTCAAGTAATTCATGTTGATGGGGTGCGCATCGCGCAAGCTAGCGGTCATGTGGTGTTCGCTTTCAATAAACCGCGCGGCATGATCACCACCATGAGTGACCCTCAAGGTCGGCCGTGCGTCGGCGATGTTCTCATCGGCATTGAGCCGCGGCTGTTTTATATCGGCCGGCTTGATGGCGACACCGAAGGTTTGTTGTTACTAACAAACGATGGTGAGTTAGCCCAACACCTCGGCCATCCATCGCATGAGATTGCCAAAACCTATGTGGCCCGCGTTAAAGGTCGACTTTCGAATCAAACACTTCAACGCATTAAATCGGGCATTGTGATTGAAGGCAGGGCAGTGGATGTCAGGCGGGCGTCCATCAAGGATCAGTCCGCCGATGCCACACTGGTCGAGCTAACAATTCACGAAGGTCGCAACCGGATTGTCCGCCGGCTCTTTGATGAAGTGAATCACCCGGTTTTAGATTTAGCGCGAGTGTCGGTTGGGCCAATCAACCTTGGAAATCTAAAGTCGGGTCACATGCGCGAACTTGGTCCTGACGAGTTGGGCCGACTCTATAGCGCCGTTGGCCTGTAG
- the aroH gene encoding chorismate mutase: protein MGIKAIRGATCLQSDTADEMADAVTELLTEIMSRNALTTDDIISVLFTATPDIHSAFPASFARNIGLTDVPLICAQELDITGALNLVIRVMVHAQTDAARSEIKHVYLRGAEVLRQDIAQ, encoded by the coding sequence ATGGGCATTAAAGCAATCCGTGGCGCGACTTGTTTGCAGTCTGATACTGCAGACGAAATGGCCGATGCCGTCACCGAGTTGCTCACTGAAATCATGAGCCGCAATGCTCTGACCACCGATGACATCATCAGCGTGCTTTTCACAGCAACTCCCGATATTCACAGTGCGTTTCCGGCAAGTTTTGCCCGCAACATTGGACTGACTGATGTTCCGTTGATTTGTGCCCAAGAGCTCGACATCACAGGGGCGTTAAACCTGGTAATTCGGGTCATGGTTCATGCCCAAACCGATGCTGCTCGTTCTGAAATCAAGCATGTCTACCTGCGCGGCGCGGAAGTTTTGCGCCAAGACATCGCCCAGTAG